The DNA region TAATTGGTCTTTATTAGCAGAACTGACAGCAGATGCAACTCAATCTCGTTTGCAAGAGACAGAGATTGCCCAGCCAGCAATTTTTGCCCTGCAAGTGGCGCTTGCTCGTCTATGGCGTGCTTGGGGTATCGAGCCAAAAGCAGTAGTGGGTCATAGTTTAGGTGAAGTGGCAGCAGCCCACATTGCTGGTGTTCTGAGTTTAGCAGATGCTGTACAGCTAATCTGCGATCGCGGTCGCTTGATGCAACAAGCAACTGGCAATGGCAAAATGGCAGCAGTAGAATTGTCAGCAAAAGACACAGAGTATTGGTTACGTGGGTATGAGGCAAGACTAGCGATCGCTGCTATTAATAGTCCCACTTCCACAGTAGTTTCGGGAGAACCTGCTGCCATAGAATCATTTCTAGAGTTACTCCAACGGGAACAACCAACGGTTTTCTGCAAGTTGCTACCAGTGAATTATGCCTTCCACAGCCCGCAAATGTTACCCTTTGCTGAGGAATTGGTAGAAATACTAAATCAACTCCAGCCACAAGCAGCAAAGATTCCCATCTTCTCAACCGTCACAGGTAAAGGTAGTAACGGCGCAGATTTCGATGCCGCCTACTGGGGATGCAACCTACAGCAACCCGTCCGCTTTGCACCAGCAATTGAGGAACTGGTAAGTGCAGGTCAAACTATTTTCCTAGAAATTAGTCCCCACCCAGTACTTTCGGGTTATATTTCCCAGTGTCTTAGTCATCTTGGTCAAGAGGGAACGGTATTATCTTCTCTGCGGCGCGGTCAGCCAGAAAGGGCAACGCTACTTAGTTCTTTAGGCAACCTTTATAATTTAGGATTTACCGTTGACTGGAAGCAACTATATCCATCTGAATGTCAGGTTGTTAGCTTACCCTCCTACCCTTGGCAGCGCGAACGGTATTGGTTTGAACCAAAACCCCAACAAAAGCCATCTTTCTTGCCAACTCGCAAGGCAAATCTGCATCCTCTGTTAGGTCAGCGAGTCCGTTCAGCCCTCAAGGAGACTTTATTCGAGTCTGAGTTGAACATTAATTTGCAACCTTACCTAGTCGGACATCAGGTTTACGATATGGTGGTTTTGCCAGGGGCAGCTTATTTGGAAATAGCCTTAGCTGGAGCAAAGGCAGCGCTGGGTTCAGGATTCAATTCTCTTGAACAGGTACTGATTCAGGAAGCACTAATTATTCCAGAGGATGCTAGTCGGATTGTCCAGTTAATTCTGACACCTGAAAATGCTGGGCAAACTTCTTTCTATATCTTAAGCTTGGCAGACGATGCTACTTCTTGGATACAGCACGCGACTGGAAAAATCAATGCTGTGCAGATACCAGTGCAAACATTTGTTTCTTGGAATGAACTCCAGGCATCCTTTGACGAACAATTATCAGTCGAGGCATACTATCAACAATTATGCGATCGCGGATTGCAGTATGGGCCAAGTTTTCAAGGAATTGAGCAACTCTGGCGACGTGAAGGGGAAGCTCTAGGACGAATTCGCCTGCCGCAGGCATTAATATCAGAAGCAGAAGCTTATCAGTTGCACCCAGTATTAGTAGATTCTGGTTTCCAGCTTTTGTTTGCCAGCTTGGGTAATGTAAAAGAAGGAGATACTTATCTACCAGTAGGTTTAGACAGTTTGCGGGTATACCGTCGCCCAGAAACACAATTGTGGATTCATGGTCAAATTCGTCCCAAGGATGGTTCAAATCAGGAAACCCGCACGGGAGACCTACGCTTTTTCGATGATGCTGGACAACTCGTAGTAGAAATTGAGGGTTTGCACGTCAAGCGTGCGAAGCTTCAAGCATTGCAGCACAAAACACACGAGGATCTGGGTGATTGGCTTTACGAAGTGGAATGGCAGCTCAGAGTGCCTCAAAGCCAGTATCTGCCAGCAGACTACATACTCAGTCCCCTGCAAGTTAGCGCCCGCATCCAGCCCGATGTCCCTCAGTTATGCATTCAGCATGGACTGGAAATTTATGACGAGCTATTTTTTCAACGCGAGATTTTGAGTGGCGCTTACGTGGTGAAAGCTTTCCAGACAATGGGTTGGGAGTTTCATCCACAGCAGAGCTTCACAACAGGCGACATCGCAAAGCAGTTGGGTGTAGTAAATCAGTATCATCAACTACTGGGTAGGCTGTTAGAGATACTACAGGAAGAAGAGATACTTACACAGGTAGGCTGCGAGTGGCAAGTTTGCCGAGTCCCTGAGAAAGCAGCTCCCGATGAAAGATATAAAGAACTTTTGGCTCAATACTCAACCGATGAAGCCGAGTTAACCCTACTTGCACAGTGCGGTCAAAAGTTGCCAGAGATTCTTAGGGGAGAGTGTGACCCACTACAATTGCTGTTTCCCCAAGGATCTTATGCTCCAGTAGAAAAATTGTATCAAAATTCACCAGGCGCAAAAGTGTTTAACCTGCTGGTGCAAAAGGCGGTGTCAATCGCCCTAGAGCGCTTGCCGGAGGGACGAAAAATTCGGATATTGGAAATTGGTGCTGGAACTGGAGGGACAACATCTTATGTGCTGCCTCAACTGCCAGCAAATCAAACAGAATACGTGTTTACCGACGTATCATATTTGTTTATGTTAAAAGCTCAGGAGAAGTTTTGCGATTACCCATTTTTGCAGTATCAGCTTTTAGACATTGAACAAGACATTGAAACCCAAGGATTTGCTCTCCATCAATTTGATGTGATTTTGGCAGCCAACGTGATCCATGCTACAAGTAATCTCCGACATACTTTGAACCATGTCCAGCAACTTTTAGCCCCAGAAGGGATGTTGGTATTGCTAGAGGGAACAGGTCGTCAGCGTTGGTTAGACTTAATATTCGGATTGACAGAGGGCTGGTGGAAATTTGCAGATAGGGATCTGCGACCCGTCTACCCCTTACTTGCGCCGCAACAGTGGCAAGATGTGTTGACAGAAATCGGATTTACAGAGACAACATCAATACCACAAATAGAGACTAACGATAGCACTTTATCCCAACAAGCTGTAATTATTGCTCGCGCTCCTGGGGTGAAGACGGAAACACCGCAGATGCAAATTATATCCCCTGCGCTAGAACCACAGAGCAGCTGGCTGATTTTTGCCGACAACAAAGGTATTGCTCAGAAGCTAGCTTCTCAGATTAAATCCCGTGGCGAAACTTGTGTTACAGTCTTTGCTGGCGAGTTTTATCAACAGTTAGGGGAAGGAGAATACAGGCTCAATCCAGAACAACCTGAAGACTTTCAGCAGTTACTCCAGCAGGTCGTGAAAAATGCTCAACTGCCATGCCGAGGAATAGTTCACCTGTGGAGCTTGGACGCTGCGACACCAGAAGTGATGACAGCATCTGACTTAGAAGCAGCATCAGTATTAGGATGCCGCAGTGTACTTCACTTAGTTCAGGCTTTAGCCAAAGCAGAATTTTCTGAGTTACCGTCTCTGTGGTTAGTTACTCAAGGTGCTCAGGCTGTGGGTTCAGAAGCATCTCCCTTAGCAGTAGCTCAAGCACCTTTGTGGGGTCTTGGCAAAGTAATTGCCCTAGAGTATCCAGAACTTCATTGTGTCTCAGTAGATTTAGATCCCGCAGATGCAGAGGCGAAAGCTCTATATGACCAAATCTGCTTGGGGTATCTAGAAAGCAAGGAAAATCTCGCCTTTCGTCAAGGACAAAAATATGTGC from Nostoc commune NIES-4072 includes:
- a CDS encoding type I polyketide synthase, with the translated sequence MVQSKKVIEMEAIAIIGIGCRFPGAKDPEAFWQLLCNGVDAITEIPKNRWDLDKYYDPNPEVIGKTNSRCGGFLQQVDQFDPHFFGISPREAMSLDPQQRLLLEVAWEALEDAGQVREQLSGSRTGVFVGISTNDYTLIQGEGYSQQIQGYDLTGNVLSLAAGRLSYVFNFKGPSMAIDTACSSSLVAVHLACQSLWNREASMALAGGVNIIVSPTGHIGLTNLKALSPDGRCKTFDAEANGYVRSEGSGFIVLKPLSQALADNDQIYALIRGSAINHDGRSKGLTVPYGPAQEALIRQALDNAGVAPADISYVELHGTGTPLGDPIEAIALGTVLDTNRPAGNYCAVGSVKSNIGHLEAASGIAGLIKVALSLKHQQIPPNLHFHQPNPYIPFDTLPIRVQQYLTPWPQGSSPAKASISSFGFAGTNAHVVLEQPPQSADISQPQQSYLLPLSAQSQEGVKSLAQAYQNFLETQKPDAVSLADICYTASVRRTHHEHRLALLADSPTQLQEKLQDFLQSKLETNQSANRKHRRPKLVFVFSGQGPQWWAMGRELLEQEPVFRATIEECDTLIKSHTNWSLLAELTADATQSRLQETEIAQPAIFALQVALARLWRAWGIEPKAVVGHSLGEVAAAHIAGVLSLADAVQLICDRGRLMQQATGNGKMAAVELSAKDTEYWLRGYEARLAIAAINSPTSTVVSGEPAAIESFLELLQREQPTVFCKLLPVNYAFHSPQMLPFAEELVEILNQLQPQAAKIPIFSTVTGKGSNGADFDAAYWGCNLQQPVRFAPAIEELVSAGQTIFLEISPHPVLSGYISQCLSHLGQEGTVLSSLRRGQPERATLLSSLGNLYNLGFTVDWKQLYPSECQVVSLPSYPWQRERYWFEPKPQQKPSFLPTRKANLHPLLGQRVRSALKETLFESELNINLQPYLVGHQVYDMVVLPGAAYLEIALAGAKAALGSGFNSLEQVLIQEALIIPEDASRIVQLILTPENAGQTSFYILSLADDATSWIQHATGKINAVQIPVQTFVSWNELQASFDEQLSVEAYYQQLCDRGLQYGPSFQGIEQLWRREGEALGRIRLPQALISEAEAYQLHPVLVDSGFQLLFASLGNVKEGDTYLPVGLDSLRVYRRPETQLWIHGQIRPKDGSNQETRTGDLRFFDDAGQLVVEIEGLHVKRAKLQALQHKTHEDLGDWLYEVEWQLRVPQSQYLPADYILSPLQVSARIQPDVPQLCIQHGLEIYDELFFQREILSGAYVVKAFQTMGWEFHPQQSFTTGDIAKQLGVVNQYHQLLGRLLEILQEEEILTQVGCEWQVCRVPEKAAPDERYKELLAQYSTDEAELTLLAQCGQKLPEILRGECDPLQLLFPQGSYAPVEKLYQNSPGAKVFNLLVQKAVSIALERLPEGRKIRILEIGAGTGGTTSYVLPQLPANQTEYVFTDVSYLFMLKAQEKFCDYPFLQYQLLDIEQDIETQGFALHQFDVILAANVIHATSNLRHTLNHVQQLLAPEGMLVLLEGTGRQRWLDLIFGLTEGWWKFADRDLRPVYPLLAPQQWQDVLTEIGFTETTSIPQIETNDSTLSQQAVIIARAPGVKTETPQMQIISPALEPQSSWLIFADNKGIAQKLASQIKSRGETCVTVFAGEFYQQLGEGEYRLNPEQPEDFQQLLQQVVKNAQLPCRGIVHLWSLDAATPEVMTASDLEAASVLGCRSVLHLVQALAKAEFSELPSLWLVTQGAQAVGSEASPLAVAQAPLWGLGKVIALEYPELHCVSVDLDPADAEAKALYDQICLGYLESKENLAFRQGQKYVPRLVRSRRLESQSLYLQPDATYLITGGLGGLGLLVAQWLVEQGARHLVLMGRRGPSDETETTLSKLEQIGAQILVVQADVSQSQQVAKVLAEITTSMPPLRGIIHAAGVLDDAVLVRQDWQQFAKVLSPKVQGAWNLHTLTQNIALDFFILFSSAASLLGSPGQGNHAAANTFLDTLAYYRRSQGLPALSINWGAWTELGVVGKRNFSEVTSMQGVGTITPKQGIQILEKVFQHPSAQVGVVPINWSQFMQRFTNDTVPAFLAELVREVGLQVKVELVSVQQPEFLVQLEKVAPDARQEILLGHVRDQVTKVLGLSSSHSLESHKGFFDIGMDSLTSVELRNRLQTSLGRSLPSTLIFDYPTLDALAGYLVKEMFTLENPTNFYATSEKNQHEQTINSAELQELSDEDAEALLLRELESISY